The following coding sequences are from one Mycobacterium bourgelatii window:
- the thyX gene encoding FAD-dependent thymidylate synthase, whose amino-acid sequence MAETAPLRVQLIAKTDFLAPPDVPWTTDADGGPALVEFAGRACYQSWSKPNPKTATNESYIRHIIDVGHFSVLEHASVSFYITGISRSCTHELIRHRHFSYSQLSQRYVPEHDSQVVVPPGVAGDPELERILTDAADASRAAYTELLAKLEAKFADQPTAALRRKQARQAARAVLPNATETRIVVTGNYRAWRHFIAMRASEHADVEIRRLAIECLRRLVDVAPAVFADFEITALADGTEVATSPLATEA is encoded by the coding sequence GTGGCCGAGACCGCGCCGCTACGCGTGCAGCTGATCGCCAAGACCGACTTCTTGGCGCCACCCGACGTGCCCTGGACGACCGATGCCGACGGGGGCCCCGCGCTGGTCGAGTTCGCCGGCCGAGCCTGCTACCAGAGCTGGTCGAAGCCCAACCCGAAGACCGCGACGAACGAGAGCTACATCCGGCACATCATCGACGTCGGCCATTTCTCGGTCCTGGAACACGCCAGCGTGTCGTTCTACATCACCGGCATCTCGCGGTCCTGCACCCACGAGCTGATCCGGCATCGGCACTTCTCCTACTCGCAGCTGTCGCAGCGCTACGTGCCCGAGCATGACTCGCAGGTCGTCGTGCCGCCCGGCGTGGCAGGCGACCCCGAGTTGGAGCGGATTCTCACCGACGCCGCCGACGCCAGCCGCGCCGCCTACACCGAGTTGTTGGCCAAGCTGGAAGCCAAGTTCGCAGACCAGCCAACGGCGGCGTTGCGTCGCAAACAGGCACGTCAGGCTGCGCGCGCCGTGTTACCGAATGCGACCGAGACGCGCATCGTGGTGACCGGCAACTACCGCGCCTGGCGGCACTTCATCGCCATGCGGGCCAGCGAGCACGCCGACGTGGAAATCCGGCGCCTGGCCATCGAATGCCTGCGACGCCTGGTCGACGTGGCTCCGGCGGTGTTCGCCGACTTCGAAATCACCGCCCTGGCCGACGGCACTGAGGTCGCGACCAGCCCATTAGCTACTGAAGCTTGA
- the dapA gene encoding 4-hydroxy-tetrahydrodipicolinate synthase, protein MSTVGFDAPARLGTLLTAMVTPFGPDGSLDTVTAARLANHLVDQGCDGLVVSGTTGESPTTTDEEKLELLRVVLEAVGDRARVIAGAGTYDTAHSVKLAKACAAEGAHGLLIVTPYYSRPPQAGLLAHFTAVADATELPVLLYDIPPRSVVPIEPATLRALASHPNIVGVKDAKADLHSAAQVMADTGLAYYSGDDALNLPWLAMGATGFISVISHVAAGQLRELLSAFQSGDIATARKINHSVAPLCNAMARLGGVTLSKAGLRLQGIDVGDPRLPQVAATPEQIDALAADMRAASVLR, encoded by the coding sequence GTGAGCACCGTCGGATTCGACGCCCCAGCACGCCTGGGGACCCTGCTGACCGCCATGGTCACTCCGTTTGGTCCCGACGGCTCCCTGGACACCGTCACCGCGGCGCGCCTGGCGAACCACCTCGTAGACCAGGGCTGCGACGGCCTGGTGGTCTCGGGAACGACCGGCGAATCGCCGACAACCACCGACGAGGAGAAGCTCGAACTGCTGCGGGTGGTCCTCGAGGCGGTGGGGGATCGCGCCCGGGTCATCGCCGGCGCGGGAACCTACGACACCGCACACAGCGTCAAGCTGGCCAAGGCCTGCGCCGCCGAGGGCGCGCACGGGCTGTTGATCGTCACGCCCTACTACTCGCGGCCGCCGCAGGCCGGTTTGCTGGCCCACTTCACCGCCGTCGCGGACGCGACCGAGCTGCCGGTGTTGCTCTACGACATCCCGCCCAGGTCCGTGGTGCCCATCGAACCCGCGACGCTGCGCGCACTCGCATCGCACCCCAACATCGTGGGCGTCAAGGACGCCAAGGCCGACCTACACAGCGCCGCGCAGGTCATGGCCGACACCGGCCTGGCGTACTACTCGGGCGACGACGCTCTCAATCTGCCCTGGCTGGCGATGGGCGCCACCGGCTTCATCAGCGTGATTTCACACGTGGCGGCGGGTCAGCTGCGGGAGTTGTTGTCGGCGTTCCAGTCCGGTGACATCGCCACCGCCCGCAAGATCAACCACTCCGTCGCGCCGCTGTGCAACGCGATGGCCCGGCTGGGTGGGGTGACCCTGTCGAAGGCGGGTCTGCGGTTGCAGGGCATCGATGTCGGTGATCCGCGCCTGCCACAGGTCGCCGCGACGCCGGAGCAGATCGACGCGCTGGCCGCCGACATGCGCGCGGCCTCGGTGCTGCGGTAG
- a CDS encoding SAM-dependent methyltransferase, with the protein MARNPVAQTALGPMVLAAVEQNEPPERRLVDDDLADLFLPAPLRLLVATTRLTPLRRLLIRASEWSGRGLWANLACRKRFIADKLAESLGDIDAVVILGAGLDTLPYRLTRQVRRPVFEVDLPVNVARKAKTVRRVLGQFPLSVRLVAVDFERDDLLTSLAEYGYLPDYRVLFICEGVTQYLTENAVRRTLEGLRPAAPGSRIVFTYVRKDFIDGTNRYGTRTLYRSVRQRRQLWHFGLAPEEVADFLAEYGWRLIEQAGPDELLQRYVAPTGRKLKASQIEWSAYAEKVEEI; encoded by the coding sequence ATGGCACGAAATCCCGTAGCACAGACCGCACTTGGCCCGATGGTGCTGGCAGCGGTGGAACAGAATGAGCCGCCCGAGCGTCGCCTCGTCGACGACGACCTGGCCGACTTGTTCTTGCCGGCACCACTGCGCTTGCTGGTCGCCACCACTCGGCTGACCCCGTTGCGCCGCTTGCTGATCCGGGCCTCGGAATGGTCCGGTCGCGGACTGTGGGCGAACCTGGCCTGCCGCAAGCGCTTTATCGCCGACAAGTTGGCCGAGTCTCTCGGCGACATCGACGCTGTCGTCATCCTCGGCGCGGGATTGGACACGCTGCCATACCGGTTGACCCGACAGGTGCGCAGGCCGGTCTTCGAGGTCGACCTGCCGGTCAACGTGGCGCGCAAGGCAAAAACGGTTCGCCGGGTCTTGGGGCAGTTCCCGCTGTCGGTGCGGCTGGTCGCGGTCGACTTCGAGCGCGACGATCTGCTGACCTCCTTGGCCGAATACGGTTATCTCCCCGACTACCGGGTGCTGTTCATCTGCGAGGGCGTGACCCAATACCTCACCGAGAACGCGGTGCGACGCACCCTGGAGGGGCTGCGCCCGGCCGCGCCGGGCAGTCGCATCGTGTTCACCTACGTGCGCAAAGACTTCATCGACGGCACCAATCGCTACGGCACCCGGACGCTGTACCGGTCGGTGCGGCAGCGACGCCAGCTGTGGCACTTCGGATTAGCGCCCGAAGAGGTCGCGGACTTCCTTGCCGAGTACGGGTGGCGGCTGATCGAACAGGCCGGTCCTGACGAGCTGTTGCAGCGTTACGTGGCGCCGACTGGTCGCAAACTCAAGGCGTCGCAGATCGAATGGTCGGCTTACGCAGAAAAGGTCGAAGAGATCTGA
- a CDS encoding restriction endonuclease subunit S produces MEVKLRDELELRNGKSPPRRAKMGPYPVYGANGVIGYATEHNANGPLIVIGRVGSYCGSVRFCDTDVWVTDNALICRAKNPDETRFWYYALQTCRLNEHRSGSGQPLLNQRTLHDLSVQTVAADDRVRIAGLLGALDDKIVANQRVVDAAETLMVAIVESITAYVALSELAVRSTRLVNPSDFDDVVANFSLPAFDDGGQPQVVAGASVKSAKFLLSAPCVLFAKLNPGRPRIWNVVGLPSQMALASTEFVVLSPVGIDTSALWSAVRQPEVSRILQQRVDGTSGSHQRIRPDELLDMPVRDVRRLSAGELQTITYLGELCHARRNDNVRLAGLRDTLLPPLISGELRL; encoded by the coding sequence GTGGAGGTGAAGCTGCGTGACGAACTGGAGTTGCGTAACGGCAAAAGCCCACCGCGGCGGGCGAAGATGGGGCCGTATCCCGTCTACGGAGCCAACGGCGTGATCGGCTACGCCACAGAACACAACGCCAACGGGCCACTCATCGTCATCGGTCGGGTCGGATCATATTGCGGCAGTGTGCGTTTCTGCGACACCGACGTCTGGGTCACCGACAACGCGCTGATCTGCCGGGCGAAAAACCCCGACGAGACCCGGTTCTGGTATTACGCGCTGCAGACATGCCGGCTCAACGAACACCGATCCGGCTCGGGACAGCCCCTACTCAATCAGCGAACGCTGCATGACCTTTCGGTGCAGACCGTCGCCGCCGACGATCGCGTGCGGATCGCCGGACTGCTCGGGGCCCTGGACGACAAGATCGTCGCCAACCAACGCGTGGTCGACGCCGCCGAGACGCTGATGGTGGCCATCGTCGAATCGATCACCGCTTACGTAGCGCTATCGGAACTGGCAGTTCGCTCGACCCGGCTGGTCAACCCGTCCGACTTCGACGACGTCGTCGCCAATTTCAGCCTCCCGGCGTTCGACGACGGCGGGCAACCACAGGTTGTCGCCGGTGCATCGGTGAAGAGCGCTAAGTTCCTGTTATCGGCGCCCTGCGTGTTGTTCGCCAAGTTGAATCCCGGGCGGCCGCGAATTTGGAACGTCGTGGGTCTACCTTCGCAAATGGCCTTGGCGAGTACCGAGTTCGTTGTTCTGAGCCCCGTCGGCATCGACACGTCGGCCCTGTGGTCGGCGGTGCGTCAGCCGGAGGTATCACGCATCTTGCAACAGCGCGTCGACGGCACCTCGGGGAGTCACCAACGCATCCGTCCGGACGAACTGCTCGACATGCCGGTGCGAGATGTTCGGCGGTTGTCCGCCGGGGAGCTGCAGACGATCACGTACCTGGGTGAACTGTGTCACGCGCGCCGCAACGACAACGTGCGGCTCGCCGGTCTCCGCGACACCCTGCTGCCGCCGCTGATATCGGGGGAGCTCCGGCTGTAA
- a CDS encoding ribonuclease J, with product MDSELAPPGPLPAGGLRITALGGISEIGRNMTVFEHLGRLLIIDCGVMFPTHDEPGVDLILPDFRHIEDRLDDIEALVLTHAHEDHIGAIPFLLKLRPDIPVVGSKFTLALVAAKCREHRIKPVFMEVKEGQSSKHGVFECEYFAVNHSIPDALAIAVYTGAGTILHTGDIKLDQQPLDRRPTDLPGMSRLGDAGVDLFLCDSTNAEHPGVGPSESEIGPTLHRLIRGAEGRVIVACFASNVDRVQQIIDAAVALGRRVSFVGRSMVRNMGIARELGFLRVADSDIIDISAAEEMPPEKVVLVTTGTQGEPMAALSRMSRGEHRSITLTAGDLVVLSSSLIPGNEEAVYGVIDSLAKIGARVVTNAQARVHVSGHAYAGELLFLYNGVRPRHVMPVHGTWRHLRANAKLAASTGVPPESILLAENGVSVDLVAGKASISGAVPVGKMFVDGLITGDVGDITLGERLILSEGFVAVTVVVKRGTGRPVVAPHLNSRGFSEDPKALEPAVRRVEAEMEQLVANNVTDPIRIAQGVRRTVGKWVGEVYRRQPMIVPTVIEV from the coding sequence GTGGATTCCGAACTCGCTCCGCCGGGCCCATTGCCCGCGGGTGGGTTGCGGATTACCGCGCTGGGCGGCATCAGCGAGATCGGCCGCAACATGACGGTGTTCGAACATCTCGGCCGACTGCTGATCATCGACTGCGGGGTGATGTTCCCCACCCACGACGAGCCCGGTGTCGACCTGATCCTGCCGGACTTTCGTCACATCGAAGACCGGCTCGACGACATCGAGGCGCTGGTCCTCACCCATGCGCACGAAGACCACATCGGCGCCATCCCGTTCCTGCTCAAGTTGCGTCCAGACATCCCGGTCGTCGGCTCCAAGTTCACGCTGGCGCTGGTCGCGGCCAAATGCCGTGAGCATCGCATCAAACCGGTGTTCATGGAGGTCAAAGAGGGCCAGAGCTCCAAACACGGGGTGTTCGAATGCGAATACTTCGCCGTCAATCACTCGATCCCGGACGCGCTGGCCATCGCCGTCTACACGGGTGCGGGAACCATACTGCACACCGGGGACATCAAACTCGACCAGCAACCGCTGGACCGCCGCCCCACCGACCTGCCCGGAATGTCGCGCCTCGGCGATGCCGGCGTGGACCTGTTCCTGTGCGACTCGACCAACGCCGAGCACCCGGGGGTAGGGCCGTCGGAAAGCGAGATCGGTCCAACCCTGCACCGGCTGATTCGCGGGGCCGAAGGCCGCGTGATCGTGGCGTGCTTCGCATCCAACGTCGACCGGGTGCAGCAAATCATCGATGCCGCAGTGGCATTGGGTCGACGGGTGTCATTTGTCGGCCGGTCGATGGTGCGCAACATGGGCATCGCGCGCGAGCTGGGGTTCCTGCGCGTGGCCGACTCCGACATCATTGACATTTCGGCCGCCGAGGAGATGCCGCCCGAGAAAGTCGTGCTGGTCACCACCGGCACCCAGGGCGAGCCGATGGCGGCACTGTCGCGCATGTCGCGCGGCGAGCACCGCAGCATCACGCTGACCGCGGGCGACCTGGTGGTGTTGTCCTCGTCGCTGATTCCCGGCAACGAGGAAGCCGTTTATGGCGTGATCGACTCGCTGGCCAAGATCGGGGCCAGGGTTGTGACCAATGCCCAAGCGCGGGTGCATGTTTCGGGACACGCATATGCCGGCGAGCTGCTCTTCCTGTACAACGGGGTGCGGCCGCGTCACGTCATGCCGGTGCACGGCACCTGGCGGCATCTGCGCGCCAACGCCAAGTTGGCGGCCAGCACCGGTGTTCCGCCGGAGTCAATCCTGTTGGCCGAGAACGGCGTCAGCGTGGACCTCGTCGCCGGCAAGGCCAGCATTTCCGGCGCGGTGCCGGTCGGCAAGATGTTCGTCGACGGCTTGATCACCGGCGATGTCGGCGACATCACCCTGGGCGAGCGGCTGATCTTGTCGGAGGGCTTCGTCGCGGTCACGGTTGTGGTCAAACGCGGCACCGGGCGACCCGTCGTTGCGCCGCACTTGAATTCGCGGGGCTTCTCTGAGGATCCGAAAGCGCTCGAGCCCGCGGTGCGCAGGGTCGAGGCGGAGATGGAACAGTTGGTGGCCAACAATGTCACCGATCCGATCCGGATCGCCCAAGGTGTGCGCCGCACCGTCGGCAAGTGGGTGGGGGAGGTTTACCGCCGCCAGCCGATGATCGTGCCGACCGTCATCGAAGTTTGA
- a CDS encoding putative quinol monooxygenase → MPVVVVATLTVKPESVDTVRDILTTAVEEVHGEPGCDLYSLHQTGETFVFVEQWADDEALKAHSAAPAVAKMFEAAREHLAGPADIKMLQPIPAGDPSKGQIRL, encoded by the coding sequence GTGCCCGTCGTCGTTGTCGCAACCTTGACCGTGAAGCCTGAATCGGTCGACACCGTCCGCGACATCCTCACCACCGCAGTCGAAGAGGTGCACGGCGAACCGGGCTGTGACCTGTATTCGCTTCACCAGACGGGTGAGACGTTCGTCTTCGTCGAGCAATGGGCCGACGACGAGGCACTCAAAGCCCACAGCGCGGCGCCCGCCGTAGCCAAAATGTTCGAGGCGGCCCGCGAGCACCTGGCCGGACCAGCCGACATCAAGATGCTGCAGCCGATTCCCGCGGGCGACCCCAGCAAAGGACAGATTCGCCTCTGA
- a CDS encoding mycofactocin-coupled SDR family oxidoreductase, whose protein sequence is MMARPLEGQVAFITGAARGQGRAYAVRLAADGADIIAVDLCGQIDSVPYPLGTAEDLADTVKLVRDTGARIVAEQADVRDRASLAAVLQAGLDEFDRLDIVVANAGIAPMQAGSNGWYDVIDVNLTGAYHTVDVSIPTMIEQGTGGSIVLISSAAGLAGFGSSDAGSIGYTAAKHGMVGLMRLYANLLAPHSIRVNSVHPSGVNTLMINNDFTRQWLADMADLGGAGGGNALPVEILQAEDIANAVAWLVSDQARYVTGVALPVDAGCVNKR, encoded by the coding sequence CTGATGGCTCGGCCGCTGGAAGGCCAGGTCGCCTTCATCACCGGGGCAGCGCGTGGCCAGGGCCGCGCCTACGCGGTGCGCCTGGCGGCCGACGGTGCGGACATCATCGCCGTCGACCTCTGCGGTCAAATCGACAGTGTGCCATATCCATTGGGCACCGCCGAGGACCTGGCCGACACGGTCAAGCTGGTCCGGGACACCGGCGCCCGGATCGTTGCCGAACAGGCCGATGTCCGCGATCGTGCGTCGCTGGCCGCCGTATTGCAGGCCGGCCTTGACGAGTTCGACAGGCTCGACATCGTCGTGGCGAATGCGGGCATCGCACCCATGCAGGCCGGCAGCAACGGCTGGTACGACGTCATCGACGTCAACCTCACCGGCGCCTACCACACCGTGGACGTCTCGATCCCGACGATGATCGAGCAGGGCACCGGAGGGTCGATCGTGCTGATCAGTTCGGCCGCGGGACTGGCCGGGTTCGGCTCCTCCGACGCCGGCTCCATCGGCTACACCGCCGCCAAGCACGGAATGGTAGGGCTGATGCGCCTGTACGCCAACCTCCTTGCACCACATAGCATCAGGGTCAACTCGGTGCATCCTTCCGGGGTGAACACGCTGATGATCAACAACGACTTCACCCGGCAGTGGCTGGCCGACATGGCCGACCTGGGAGGCGCCGGTGGAGGCAATGCGTTGCCGGTGGAAATCTTGCAGGCCGAGGACATCGCCAACGCGGTAGCGTGGCTGGTGTCTGATCAAGCCCGCTACGTCACCGGCGTCGCCCTGCCGGTTGACGCGGGGTGCGTGAACAAACGGTAG